The following are from one region of the Cottoperca gobio chromosome 13, fCotGob3.1, whole genome shotgun sequence genome:
- the LOC115017703 gene encoding LOW QUALITY PROTEIN: collagenase 3-like (The sequence of the model RefSeq protein was modified relative to this genomic sequence to represent the inferred CDS: deleted 1 base in 1 codon) — MIALLLLALVAHSTALPLQSGDKDNWLLAEKYLRRFYGLPAGLQGRQRSSGPFETKMEEMQRFFKLKVTGKLDDNTLELMKQARCGVPDIGEYNHFPRHPKWPNNNITFRIVNYTPDLKKSDVDRAIRNALNVWTDVTPLTFKKLHEGIADIMISFGSKEHGDYNPFDGPNGLLAHAYPPGQGIGGDTHFDEEENWTIDSSAYNLFFVAAHELGHALGMSHSTDAGALMYPVYSYTTGYPLSEDDIEGIQALYGPNPNQRKVKPKPDTPDKCDPMLTFDAVTELRGETIIFKDRFYWRLHLQMPEPVQTLIKSTWPSIPNKVDAAYEYPEKDLVIIFSGIRMWALNGYNLVDGYPKYIHKLGFPKKVREIDAAVHIGDTGKTLFFADEKYWSYDEATGTMDSGYPRSIEEDFPGMGDEVDAAVYRYGYLNFFHDQMQYEYSYTYRKVIRIMRTNSFLNC, encoded by the exons atgatcgctttgctgctgctggctctggTCGCTCAC TCCACTGCTCTGCCTCTGCAGTCTGGGGACAAAGACAACTGGCTCTTAGCAGAG AAGTACCTCCGTCGGTTCTATGGCCTTCCAGCCGGTCTCCAAGGTCGACAGAGATCGTCAGGTCCCTTTGAGACTAAGATGGAAGAGATGCAGAGATTCTTCAAACTCAAG GTGACAGGGAAACTGGACGACAACACTTTGGAGCTGATGAAGCAGGCCAGATGTGGCGTCCCTGACATCGGGGAGTACAACCACTTCCCTCGACACCCCAAATGgccaaacaacaacatcacattCAG AATTGTGAATTATACACCCGATCTGAAGAAGTCTGATGTAGACAGAGCCATCCGCAATGCGCTGAACGTTTGGACTGATGTCACCCCTCTGACCTTTAAGAAGCTGCACGAGGGCATTGCTGACATCATGATCAGTTTTGGATCAAAAG AGCATGGAGACTACAATCCTTTTGACGGGCCTAATGGATTGCTCGCTCATGCCTACCCACCTGGCCAAGGCATCGGAGGAGACACTCACTTTGATGAGGAAGAAAACTGGACCATAGATTCATCAG CGTACAACCTGTTTTTCGTGGCGGCCCACGAGTTGGGACACGCCCTCGGTATGTCCCATTCCACAGACGCGGGCGCCCTGATGTACCCCGTCTACTCGTACACGACCGGCTACCCGCTGTCAGAGGATGACATCGAAGGCATTCAAGCTCTATACG GCCCAAACCCAAACcaaagaaaagtgaagcccAAACCTGACACGCCAGACAAATGTGACCCCATGTTAACTTTTGATGCCGTCACTGAGCTCAGAGGAGAAACCATCATCTTCAAAGACAG ATTCTACTGGCGTCTCCACCTTCAGATGCCGGAGCCTGTGCAGACACTGATCAAGTCCACGTGGCCCTCCATCCCCAACAAGGTGGACGCAGCATACGAGTACCCAGAGAAGGATCTAGTCATCATATTTAGCG GGATCCGAATGTGGGCTCTAAATGGATACAACCTCGTGGACGGTTACCCTAAGTACATACACAAACTTGGTTTTCCcaagaaagtgagagaaatagATGCGGCCGTGCACATCGGAGACACCGGAAAAACGTTGTTCTTCGCTGATGAGAAATATTGGAG CTATGATGAAGCAACAGGCACCATGGACAGCGGCTACCCACGATCCATCGAGGAAGATTTCCCCGGGATGGGTGACGAGGTCGACGCAGCTGTTTATCGCTACG GATACTTGAATTTCTTCCACGACCAAATGCAGTACGAGTACAGCTACACCTACAGGAAGGTCATTCGCATCATGAGGACCAACTCCTTTCTTAACTGCTGA